The Symphalangus syndactylus isolate Jambi chromosome 8, NHGRI_mSymSyn1-v2.1_pri, whole genome shotgun sequence genome includes a window with the following:
- the LOC129487201 gene encoding epididymal secretory protein E3-beta, with protein MASSLKIWGTLLALLCILCTLLVQSKEVSWREFMKQHYLSPSREFKEYKCDVLMRENEDLKDKSSHMFIYISWYKIEHICTSDNWMDRFRNAYVWVQNPLKVLKCHQENSKNSYTESRSFNYIEFHCSMDGYVDSIEDLKMVEPISN; from the coding sequence ATGGCATCGTCTCTAAAGATCTGGGGCACACTCTTGGCCCTGCTTTGCATCCTATGCACACTGCTTGTACAGAGCAAGGAAGTTTCTTGGAGAGAATTCATGAAACAGCACTACTTAAGTCCAAGTCGAGAATTCAAAGAATACAAATGTGATGTCCTCATGAGAGAAAATGAAGATCTGAAAGACAAGAGCTCTCACATGTTTATCTATATCTCATGGTACAAAATCGAGCATATATGCACTAGTGACAACTGGATGGATCGCTTCCGAAATGCATATGTATGGGTCCAGAATCCTCTCAAAGTTCTCAAGTGTCACCAGGAGAATTCCAAAAATAGCTACACAGAGAGCAGGAGCTTCAACTACATTGAATTCCATTGTAGCATGGATGGGTATGTTGATAGTATAGAAGACCTAAAGATGGTAGAACCTATCAGCAACTAG